A genomic region of Gemmata massiliana contains the following coding sequences:
- a CDS encoding ATP-dependent Clp protease adaptor ClpS translates to MPGPATLPDTEVETDQRTKRQPPYHVVLLNDDDHSYEYVIEMLKALFGHPIEKGYQLAKIVDTKGRAIVCTTSLERAELKRDQIHAYGIDPRIPRCKGSMTAELEAAE, encoded by the coding sequence ATGCCCGGACCGGCTACTCTCCCCGACACTGAAGTCGAAACCGATCAGCGCACGAAGCGACAACCTCCGTACCACGTCGTACTGCTCAACGATGACGACCACAGCTACGAGTACGTGATCGAGATGCTGAAGGCGCTGTTCGGCCACCCGATCGAGAAGGGGTACCAGCTCGCGAAGATCGTGGACACGAAGGGCCGCGCGATTGTCTGCACCACTAGCCTGGAGCGCGCCGAACTGAAACGCGACCAGATCCACGCTTACGGTATCGATCCGCGCATCCCGCGCTGCAAAGGATCGATGACCGCGGAACTAGAAGCCGCTGAATAA
- a CDS encoding SpoIIE family protein phosphatase, producing the protein MPSLILLKSPEGAAPNKNIPLSGDALVIGRDEKECQIVIPHHAVSRKHAQVLRVNGQFYIEDLKSRNRTFVNSKEVTTRQALKPDDRIKICDFLFRFHDERAVRPQPLPDWLSKGRAVDEDEETGQTTIEGSATKGAAQSFLEVAPSERLRALLEISTNLSRTHELDALLSQIADTLFGVFKQADRCFVLMLEENGRALPKAVKSRRAGMEDTRFSKTIVKKTLDSMQSYLSEDAGSDAALGPAASIAEFKIRSVMCVPLATADGRPIGALQLDTQDRTKKFSLDDLNLLTIVANLASISIEKARMLAQMLEREKEAKEIELARKVQLGFLPQTLPDVAGYEFYSHYSPAQTVGGDYYDFVPLRDGRIAIVLGDVAGKGVSAALLVAKLSSEVRFCLLTVPDLAQAVGLLNDQMSNSMGDRFVTLAVIVLDPVEHTLTIVNAGHMSPKLYRAATDQLVDAISLDDTGTPIGAQPGYPFGQVTVQLDVGDSLAVYTDGVTDAMNPAGAMFGPEAADRCLVPDDSALSAAAQRPKYLGERLVNAVRKHANGRAQNDDIAVVTFGRLEPNTGPSTNTSRIAAAGIQKVRV; encoded by the coding sequence ATGCCGTCACTCATCTTGTTGAAGTCACCCGAAGGGGCCGCGCCGAACAAGAACATCCCCTTGAGCGGGGACGCGCTCGTGATCGGGCGGGACGAGAAAGAGTGTCAAATTGTTATCCCGCACCACGCAGTGAGTCGCAAACACGCCCAGGTTCTGCGGGTCAACGGCCAGTTCTACATTGAGGATCTCAAGAGCCGCAATCGCACGTTCGTAAACAGCAAAGAGGTTACGACGCGCCAGGCGCTCAAGCCGGACGATCGGATCAAGATTTGTGACTTCCTGTTCCGGTTCCACGACGAGCGAGCGGTTCGTCCGCAACCGCTCCCGGACTGGTTGTCCAAGGGCCGGGCAGTTGACGAAGACGAGGAGACCGGGCAGACCACGATCGAGGGTTCGGCCACCAAGGGCGCGGCCCAGAGCTTTCTGGAAGTGGCCCCGTCGGAGCGCCTCCGGGCGCTCCTGGAAATCAGCACGAACCTTTCCCGCACGCACGAACTCGATGCGCTGCTGTCGCAGATCGCGGACACGCTGTTCGGTGTCTTCAAGCAGGCCGACCGGTGCTTCGTTCTGATGCTCGAAGAAAACGGCCGGGCGCTGCCCAAAGCGGTCAAGAGCCGCCGGGCCGGTATGGAAGACACGCGGTTCAGCAAGACGATCGTGAAGAAGACGCTCGACTCGATGCAGTCGTATCTGAGTGAGGACGCGGGCAGCGACGCGGCCCTCGGGCCGGCCGCGAGCATCGCCGAGTTCAAGATCCGCTCAGTGATGTGCGTGCCGCTGGCTACCGCCGACGGGCGCCCCATCGGGGCGCTTCAACTGGACACTCAGGACCGCACCAAGAAGTTCAGCCTCGACGACCTGAACCTGCTCACCATCGTCGCCAATCTCGCGAGCATCTCGATCGAGAAGGCCCGGATGCTCGCCCAGATGCTCGAGCGCGAGAAGGAAGCGAAGGAGATCGAACTCGCCCGCAAGGTGCAACTCGGGTTCCTGCCCCAAACGCTCCCCGATGTGGCGGGATACGAATTCTACTCGCACTACTCACCGGCTCAGACGGTCGGTGGCGACTACTACGATTTCGTGCCGCTCCGCGACGGGCGCATCGCTATTGTGCTCGGCGACGTGGCCGGGAAAGGCGTTTCAGCGGCGCTGCTCGTGGCCAAGCTCAGTTCCGAAGTGCGGTTCTGCCTGCTCACGGTCCCCGATCTCGCTCAAGCCGTCGGGTTGCTCAACGACCAGATGAGTAACTCGATGGGCGACCGGTTCGTGACGCTCGCGGTCATCGTGCTCGACCCGGTCGAGCACACGCTCACCATCGTGAACGCTGGGCACATGAGTCCCAAACTGTACCGTGCAGCCACCGACCAACTGGTCGACGCGATCTCTCTCGATGACACCGGCACGCCCATCGGCGCCCAACCCGGGTACCCGTTCGGACAGGTCACGGTCCAGTTGGACGTGGGGGACTCACTGGCCGTTTACACCGACGGCGTGACCGACGCCATGAACCCGGCCGGAGCGATGTTCGGCCCCGAGGCCGCGGACCGGTGCCTCGTCCCGGACGACTCGGCCCTCAGTGCCGCCGCGCAGCGCCCCAAGTACCTGGGCGAGCGCCTCGTCAACGCGGTGCGCAAACACGCTAATGGCCGCGCCCAAAACGACGACATCGCCGTGGTCACGTTCGGGCGCCTCGAACCGAACACCGGCCCAAGCACCAACACAAGTCGTATCGCCGCTGCCGGGATTCAGAAGGTGCGGGTGTAA
- a CDS encoding peptidylprolyl isomerase, whose translation MISVKVVVLCFVVLGVVAGSARAANPVVVVETSAGSFKIELFEDKAPVTVKNFLQYVEDKHYDGTIFHRVINDFMIQGGGFEAGMKEKKTRDPIKNESNNGLSNLKGTIAMARTREPNSASAQWYINVKDNTFLDKAKAQDGVGYCVFGRVIEGQDVIDKIKTVETDTVKGHENVPSKDIVIKSAKVVKEEKK comes from the coding sequence ATGATTTCGGTCAAAGTGGTGGTATTGTGCTTCGTGGTTCTTGGCGTGGTGGCCGGTTCCGCGCGTGCGGCCAACCCGGTCGTCGTCGTCGAAACAAGCGCGGGGAGCTTCAAGATCGAACTGTTCGAGGACAAGGCCCCGGTCACGGTGAAGAACTTCCTCCAGTACGTCGAGGACAAACACTACGACGGCACCATCTTCCACCGGGTCATCAACGACTTCATGATCCAGGGCGGCGGGTTCGAGGCGGGGATGAAGGAGAAGAAGACCCGCGACCCGATCAAGAACGAGTCGAACAACGGGCTGTCGAACCTCAAGGGCACGATCGCGATGGCCCGCACCCGTGAACCGAACAGCGCCAGCGCCCAGTGGTACATCAACGTCAAAGACAACACGTTCCTCGACAAGGCCAAGGCCCAGGACGGCGTCGGGTACTGCGTGTTCGGCCGCGTGATCGAGGGGCAGGACGTGATCGACAAGATCAAGACCGTGGAAACCGACACCGTGAAGGGCCACGAGAACGTGCCCTCCAAGGACATTGTCATCAAGTCCGCGAAGGTTGTGAAAGAAGAAAAGAAATAA